One window of Gloeothece citriformis PCC 7424 genomic DNA carries:
- a CDS encoding DUF1816 domain-containing protein translates to MISRWQSQEQRKWWVKIVTKYPACTYYFGPFDTVQEAQGSQLDYSQDLQDEGAQITTIKVQKCQPRQLTICQE, encoded by the coding sequence TTGATATCCCGATGGCAGAGCCAAGAGCAACGCAAATGGTGGGTAAAAATTGTTACAAAATATCCGGCTTGTACTTACTATTTTGGGCCTTTTGATACCGTTCAAGAGGCTCAAGGCAGTCAACTCGATTATAGTCAAGATCTTCAAGATGAAGGGGCACAAATAACTACTATAAAAGTTCAAAAATGTCAACCTCGACAATTAACAATTTGTCAGGAATAA
- a CDS encoding DUF309 domain-containing protein, with protein sequence MLSPALLQGVEEFNRQEFYACHDTLEALWMDSTEPQKSFYQGILQIAVGCYHLENQNWRGAVILLGEGTRRLNHYQPTYEGIDVEHLVNESLHLLKTLQQTEPEHLPQLLETLNASSSGGVHLPMVEDGILRRLPKIVRIDH encoded by the coding sequence ATGCTATCACCAGCATTATTACAGGGTGTAGAAGAATTTAATCGACAAGAATTTTATGCCTGTCACGACACCCTAGAGGCTTTGTGGATGGACTCTACAGAGCCTCAAAAAAGTTTTTATCAGGGAATCTTACAAATTGCTGTAGGGTGTTACCATTTAGAAAACCAGAACTGGCGAGGCGCGGTTATTCTCTTAGGAGAAGGCACAAGACGACTCAATCACTATCAACCGACTTATGAAGGAATTGATGTAGAACACCTCGTTAATGAAAGTCTTCATCTCCTAAAAACCTTACAACAGACAGAGCCAGAACACCTCCCCCAATTGCTAGAAACTCTAAACGCCTCTAGTTCTGGGGGGGTTCATCTGCCAATGGTCGAAGATGGAATTCTCCGCCGCCTGCCAAAAATCGTTAGGATCGATCATTAG
- a CDS encoding ComF family protein, translated as MLKSLLSLFLKPNCSLCDRSADDILCKDCQRQIKSCQFKNPRQFWQGEHPLFAWGEYGGQLKRAIATLKYDKHPELGTYLGQWIGETWIKLPPSFSPKKISVVPIPIHAEKLKQRGFNQADLIAEGFSHMTGYPLIKNGLERIKKTEAMFGLNPTEREKNIKNAFKIGQGLQKPSSLPVLLLDDIYTSGQTVKEAAKTLRSHGVQVLGVVALSTPKLVN; from the coding sequence ATGTTAAAAAGTTTACTTTCCCTATTTTTAAAGCCCAATTGTTCCCTTTGCGATCGAAGTGCTGATGATATCCTATGTAAAGATTGTCAACGCCAGATTAAAAGTTGTCAATTCAAAAATCCTCGTCAATTTTGGCAGGGGGAACATCCTCTTTTTGCTTGGGGAGAATATGGCGGACAATTAAAAAGGGCGATCGCCACCCTAAAATATGATAAACATCCGGAATTAGGAACATATTTAGGTCAATGGATCGGAGAAACTTGGATAAAACTTCCCCCATCTTTTTCCCCGAAAAAAATTAGCGTTGTGCCCATTCCTATCCATGCAGAAAAATTAAAACAACGAGGATTTAATCAAGCCGATTTAATTGCCGAAGGATTTTCTCATATGACAGGTTATCCTTTAATTAAAAATGGATTAGAACGGATTAAAAAAACCGAAGCCATGTTTGGTTTAAATCCAACAGAAAGGGAAAAAAATATTAAAAATGCTTTTAAGATCGGCCAAGGATTACAGAAACCCTCATCCTTACCGGTGTTATTATTAGATGATATTTATACATCAGGACAAACCGTTAAAGAAGCAGCGAAAACATTGCGATCGCATGGGGTTCAAGTTTTGGGAGTCGTTGCCCTTTCTACCCCTAAACTTGTAAATTAG
- a CDS encoding DUF29 domain-containing protein, whose amino-acid sequence MQTLQDLKNLYKTDDDQWLEETLKLLKNRQFEQLDVENLIEELEELGREKKNAVASLLEKIIRHLLMYQYWTAERENNANHWEAEIYSFKTQLNRLLTTNLTHYLQDNLEMIYQSSLKYVQKKTKLQNFPTQNPYSLKDLLDPDYLPSFWEEEQK is encoded by the coding sequence ATGCAAACTTTACAAGACTTAAAAAATCTTTATAAAACCGATGATGATCAATGGCTAGAAGAAACCCTAAAATTATTAAAAAATCGGCAATTTGAACAGCTTGATGTAGAAAATTTAATTGAGGAATTAGAAGAGTTGGGAAGAGAGAAAAAAAATGCTGTAGCTAGTCTATTAGAAAAAATTATCCGTCATTTATTAATGTATCAATATTGGACAGCAGAACGAGAAAATAATGCTAACCATTGGGAAGCTGAAATCTATAGCTTTAAAACTCAATTAAATCGCTTGCTTACTACTAATCTTACCCATTATTTACAAGATAATCTTGAAATGATTTATCAATCTTCTCTGAAATATGTTCAGAAAAAAACTAAACTTCAAAATTTCCCCACCCAAAATCCTTATTCTTTAAAAGATTTATTAGATCCAGATTATTTACCTTCTTTCTGGGAAGAAGAGCAAAAATAA
- the purB gene encoding adenylosuccinate lyase, with the protein MIERYTLPAMGELWTDTYKLKTWLQVELAVCEAQAELGYIPPEAVEEIKAKANFDPQRVLEIEAEVRHDVIAFLTNVNEYVGDAGRYIHLGLTSSDVLDTALALQLVASLNLILECLEELIQALRYQAQQHRYTVMVGRSHGIHAEPITFGFKLAGWLAEVLRGRDRLVRLRKDIAVGKISGAVGTYANIDPKIEALACQKLGLEPDTASTQVISRDRHAEFVQQLALLAASIERFAVEIRNLQRTDVLEVEEFFAKGQKGSSAMPHKRNPIRSERLTGMARIIRGHTVGALENIALWHERDISHSSVERVILPDCCIIIHFMLREITDLVKNLLVYPENMRRNMNVYGGVIFSQRVLLALVDKGMSREEAYKVVQSCAHHAWNTSDGNFHDLIKTNAKVGELLSSEEIEACFDPQQHLKNLDGIYQRLGI; encoded by the coding sequence GTGATAGAACGTTACACCCTGCCCGCAATGGGCGAACTCTGGACAGATACTTATAAACTAAAAACATGGCTACAAGTAGAATTGGCAGTCTGTGAAGCTCAAGCAGAACTGGGTTATATCCCCCCCGAAGCAGTAGAAGAAATAAAAGCTAAGGCAAATTTTGACCCTCAGCGTGTCCTGGAAATAGAAGCTGAAGTCCGTCACGATGTGATCGCTTTCCTCACTAATGTTAATGAATATGTGGGAGATGCAGGGCGCTACATTCACCTGGGATTAACCAGTTCCGATGTCCTCGATACGGCTTTAGCGTTGCAACTGGTGGCTAGTCTCAATTTAATCTTGGAATGTTTAGAAGAATTGATCCAAGCTCTGCGCTATCAAGCCCAACAACACCGCTATACGGTTATGGTAGGCCGTTCTCACGGAATTCACGCTGAACCGATTACTTTTGGCTTTAAGTTGGCCGGCTGGTTAGCTGAAGTTTTACGGGGACGCGATCGCCTCGTTCGTTTGCGGAAAGATATCGCTGTGGGCAAAATTTCGGGGGCAGTGGGAACTTATGCCAATATTGACCCGAAAATTGAAGCCTTGGCCTGTCAAAAGTTAGGATTAGAACCAGATACGGCTTCTACTCAAGTGATTTCCCGCGATCGTCATGCTGAGTTTGTTCAGCAATTAGCCCTATTGGCGGCTTCTATTGAACGGTTTGCGGTAGAAATACGGAATCTACAACGGACAGATGTCTTAGAAGTTGAGGAATTTTTTGCGAAGGGACAAAAAGGATCTTCTGCTATGCCCCATAAACGCAATCCGATCCGTTCTGAACGGTTAACGGGAATGGCGAGAATTATTCGCGGTCATACGGTAGGGGCGTTAGAAAATATCGCTTTGTGGCATGAACGGGATATTTCTCATAGTTCTGTAGAACGAGTTATTTTACCGGATTGTTGTATTATTATTCATTTTATGCTCCGAGAAATCACTGATTTAGTGAAAAATCTCTTGGTGTATCCGGAAAATATGCGCCGGAATATGAATGTTTATGGTGGGGTGATTTTTAGTCAACGGGTTTTACTGGCTTTGGTAGACAAGGGAATGAGCCGGGAAGAGGCTTATAAAGTGGTTCAATCTTGCGCCCATCACGCTTGGAATACGTCTGATGGTAATTTCCATGATTTAATTAAAACTAATGCCAAGGTGGGTGAACTTCTTTCATCTGAAGAAATAGAGGCTTGTTTTGATCCTCAACAACATCTGAAAAATTTAGATGGGATTTATCAGCGTTTGGGGATTTAA
- the lptB gene encoding LPS export ABC transporter ATP-binding protein, giving the protein MSLILDNVHKSYGKRTIVNRVSIRVDSGEIVGLLGPNGAGKTTTFYIATGLIKPNQGKVLLEKQEITSVPLHKRARLGLGYMTQQASVFRYLSVQENIQLALEESKIPFYQKAIRLKELLKEFRLERVANTKGAFISGGERRRTELARALAVGMNGPKFLLLDEPFAGVDPIAVSEIQTIIAQLRDRGMGILITDHNVRETLAITNRSYIMRDGQILASGSSEELYNNSLVRQYYLGDNFQL; this is encoded by the coding sequence GTGTCACTTATTCTAGATAACGTTCATAAATCCTACGGGAAACGCACGATTGTTAACCGAGTCAGTATTCGAGTTGATAGCGGTGAAATTGTCGGGTTGCTTGGGCCTAATGGGGCGGGCAAAACCACAACCTTTTACATTGCCACTGGGTTAATTAAACCTAATCAAGGCAAAGTGTTATTAGAGAAACAGGAAATTACCTCTGTGCCTCTCCATAAACGCGCCCGTTTAGGACTCGGTTACATGACTCAGCAAGCGAGTGTTTTTCGGTATTTAAGTGTTCAAGAAAACATTCAATTGGCTTTAGAAGAATCGAAAATTCCTTTTTATCAAAAAGCAATCAGATTAAAAGAGTTATTAAAAGAGTTTCGTTTAGAAAGGGTTGCTAATACCAAAGGGGCTTTTATTTCAGGTGGCGAACGTCGTCGCACAGAATTAGCTAGAGCTTTAGCTGTGGGTATGAATGGGCCTAAATTTTTGTTATTAGATGAACCGTTTGCTGGGGTTGATCCTATTGCTGTCTCAGAAATTCAAACCATTATTGCTCAATTGCGAGACCGGGGGATGGGAATTTTAATTACCGATCATAATGTCCGAGAAACTTTAGCCATTACTAATCGTTCTTATATTATGCGAGATGGTCAAATTTTGGCATCGGGAAGCTCTGAAGAACTCTATAATAATTCTCTGGTTCGCCAGTATTATTTAGGGGACAATTTTCAACTGTAA
- the mfd gene encoding transcription-repair coupling factor translates to MTFDSVIRAIGRSPLTTELLSKLQRHQTLQLSGIPRLPKGLIASSLAQIQSHNLLIICPTLEEAGRWATQLEAMGWKTVHFYPTSEGSPYDTLNPESEMIWGQLQVLSGIQTPEAIATSEPETTKQLYAIVTTEKALQPHLPPPNKLYSYCLNFQQGMTLEAKTLDQNLTQLGYERVNLVETEGQWSRRGDIVDIFPVSAELPVRLEWFGDELEQLREFDPSTQRSLDHITQLTLTPISFFPIITDEILRSENLLSSYLSSEELEGLDNRNFPEGMQRFLGLAFPQPASLLNYLPSNTLCVFDEIERCQAHSDRWIEYIEEQWQDLDPPLPKIHRIFRDSLEIAKEFSNLYLTEITEESSASSIPNIDLSSRPLPVTPNQFAKLAEILRGKREIYSGISLNKYAIWLVSAQPSRTVSLLEEHDCPAQFIPNPKDYLAIDKYQTQTTAVALKYSGLAELEGFILPTFRIVVVTDKEFFGQQSLVTGSYIRKRRRAASKQVNLDKLRPGDYVVHRNHGIGKFIKLEILESREYILIQYADGTLRIPSDSLDSLSRYRHTSNTPPQLDKMTGKTWEQTKQKVRKTVKKLAVDLINLYAKRAQQEGFAYPDDSPWQQELEDSFPYQPTPDQIKAIQEVKRDMMNERPMDRLVCGDVGFGKTEVAVRAIFKAVTSGNKQVAFLAPTTILTQQHYHTLKERFAPYPINIGLLNRFRTPSENRDILQRLATGELDIVVGTHQLLSNKVKFKDLGLLVIDEEQRFGVNQKEKIKTLKTQVDVLTLTATPIPRTLYMSLSGVREMSLITTPPPSRRPIKTHLTPYNPDALRTAIRNELDRGGQIFYVVPRVEGIEEVAAEIRDMIPTARIAIAHGQMSVSELEPTMLAFNNGEADILVCTTIIESGLDIPRVNTIIVEDAQKFGLSQLYQLRGRVGRSGIQAHAWLVYPHKAALTETARQRLRALQEFTQLGSGYQLATRDMEIRGVGNLLGAEQSGQMEAIGFDLYMEMLQEAIREIQGQEIPKVEDTQIDLKLTAFIPTDYITDANQKMDAYRTIATANSPAELKQIATDLCDRYGALPSPVEQLLQVIELKQLAKSLGFSRIKPDGKQHVILETPMEEPAWKLLEENLPKHLRSRFVYSLKKVTVRGLGVLKPKKQLESLIEWLGKMKGALPEG, encoded by the coding sequence ATGACATTTGACTCCGTAATTCGTGCCATCGGGCGATCGCCTCTGACAACCGAACTCCTCAGTAAACTCCAACGGCATCAAACCCTACAGTTAAGCGGGATACCTCGTTTACCCAAAGGATTAATCGCCTCTAGTTTGGCACAAATTCAAAGTCATAACCTCTTAATTATTTGTCCTACCCTAGAAGAAGCCGGGCGCTGGGCGACACAACTAGAAGCGATGGGATGGAAAACCGTTCATTTTTATCCCACCTCTGAAGGATCTCCCTATGATACCTTAAACCCTGAATCTGAGATGATTTGGGGACAATTGCAAGTCTTATCCGGTATTCAAACCCCCGAAGCGATCGCTACCAGTGAACCGGAAACGACAAAACAATTATATGCTATCGTCACCACAGAAAAAGCCTTACAGCCGCATCTACCCCCACCGAATAAATTGTATTCCTATTGCCTCAATTTTCAACAAGGAATGACTCTAGAGGCAAAAACATTAGACCAAAATTTAACGCAACTGGGATATGAACGGGTTAATTTAGTAGAAACCGAAGGACAATGGAGTCGTAGAGGGGATATCGTCGATATTTTCCCCGTTTCAGCCGAACTCCCCGTCAGATTAGAATGGTTTGGAGATGAATTAGAACAACTGCGAGAATTTGATCCCTCTACTCAACGATCCTTGGATCATATTACTCAACTGACATTAACTCCCATCAGTTTTTTCCCGATTATTACCGATGAAATTTTAAGGTCTGAAAATCTCTTATCTTCTTATTTATCCTCAGAAGAATTAGAAGGATTAGACAATCGAAATTTTCCCGAAGGAATGCAGCGATTTTTAGGGCTTGCCTTCCCACAACCCGCCTCATTACTAAACTATTTACCGTCCAATACTCTCTGTGTTTTTGATGAAATAGAACGATGTCAGGCACATAGCGATCGCTGGATAGAATATATCGAAGAACAATGGCAAGATCTCGATCCACCCTTACCTAAAATTCATCGAATTTTTAGAGACTCTCTAGAAATTGCCAAAGAATTTTCTAACCTTTATCTAACAGAAATTACCGAAGAAAGTTCCGCCTCATCAATTCCTAATATCGATTTATCCAGTCGTCCCCTTCCGGTTACCCCGAATCAATTTGCTAAATTAGCAGAAATTTTACGAGGAAAGAGAGAAATATATAGCGGAATTAGCCTGAATAAATATGCCATTTGGTTAGTATCCGCCCAACCGTCTAGAACCGTTTCCTTATTAGAAGAACATGATTGTCCCGCGCAATTTATCCCTAATCCAAAAGACTATTTAGCCATTGATAAATATCAAACTCAAACCACCGCAGTTGCCCTTAAATACTCAGGATTAGCAGAATTAGAAGGATTTATTTTACCCACATTTAGAATAGTTGTTGTTACCGATAAAGAATTTTTTGGACAACAAAGCTTAGTCACCGGTTCCTATATTCGTAAACGTCGCCGGGCAGCCTCGAAACAAGTCAATCTCGATAAATTAAGACCCGGTGATTATGTCGTACATCGGAATCATGGCATCGGTAAATTTATCAAATTAGAAATATTAGAATCGAGAGAATATATCCTCATTCAATATGCCGATGGAACATTACGAATTCCCTCAGATTCTCTAGACAGTTTATCCCGTTATCGCCACACCAGCAATACCCCACCTCAACTGGATAAAATGACGGGAAAAACTTGGGAGCAAACCAAACAAAAAGTTAGGAAAACCGTTAAAAAATTAGCAGTAGACTTAATCAATCTCTACGCCAAACGCGCCCAACAAGAAGGATTTGCTTATCCCGATGATAGCCCCTGGCAACAAGAATTAGAAGACTCATTTCCCTATCAACCCACTCCCGATCAAATTAAAGCCATTCAAGAAGTTAAACGGGATATGATGAACGAGCGCCCGATGGATCGGTTAGTCTGTGGTGATGTAGGATTTGGGAAAACCGAAGTAGCGGTCAGGGCTATTTTTAAAGCCGTCACCAGTGGCAATAAACAGGTTGCCTTTCTTGCGCCAACAACCATTTTAACCCAACAACATTACCACACTCTTAAAGAAAGATTTGCCCCTTATCCGATTAACATTGGATTACTCAACCGCTTTCGTACCCCATCAGAAAATAGAGATATATTACAACGTCTTGCCACAGGAGAATTAGATATAGTAGTCGGAACTCATCAACTCCTAAGTAACAAAGTTAAATTCAAAGACTTAGGACTATTAGTCATCGATGAAGAACAAAGATTTGGAGTTAACCAAAAAGAAAAAATTAAAACCCTCAAAACCCAAGTTGACGTTCTAACCTTAACCGCAACACCCATTCCTCGAACCCTATATATGTCCCTTTCAGGAGTAAGAGAAATGAGTTTAATTACCACACCTCCTCCCTCCCGTCGCCCCATCAAAACCCATTTAACCCCTTATAACCCAGATGCCCTCAGAACCGCCATCCGTAACGAATTAGACCGGGGAGGACAAATCTTTTATGTCGTTCCCAGAGTCGAAGGAATCGAAGAAGTAGCCGCAGAAATTCGAGACATGATTCCCACCGCCCGAATTGCGATCGCTCACGGACAAATGAGCGTATCCGAATTAGAACCCACCATGTTAGCCTTTAACAATGGGGAAGCGGATATATTAGTCTGTACAACCATTATTGAATCGGGCTTAGATATTCCCAGAGTTAATACTATTATTGTCGAAGACGCGCAAAAATTCGGATTATCCCAACTCTATCAACTCCGGGGACGGGTAGGACGCTCCGGAATACAGGCTCATGCGTGGTTAGTCTATCCCCACAAAGCCGCCTTAACCGAAACCGCCCGGCAACGGTTACGCGCCTTACAAGAATTTACCCAACTCGGATCAGGGTATCAACTCGCTACTAGAGACATGGAAATTCGAGGCGTAGGAAACCTATTAGGTGCTGAACAATCCGGACAAATGGAGGCCATCGGATTTGATTTATATATGGAAATGTTACAAGAAGCGATCCGAGAAATTCAAGGTCAAGAAATTCCCAAAGTAGAAGACACCCAAATCGATTTAAAATTAACCGCGTTTATTCCTACCGATTATATTACCGATGCGAATCAAAAAATGGATGCTTACCGCACTATTGCAACGGCTAATTCCCCCGCAGAATTAAAACAAATTGCGACGGATTTATGCGATCGCTACGGGGCTTTACCCTCTCCCGTTGAACAATTATTACAGGTCATAGAATTAAAACAACTCGCTAAATCTTTAGGTTTTTCTCGGATTAAACCCGATGGAAAACAGCACGTTATTTTAGAAACTCCGATGGAAGAACCGGCTTGGAAATTGTTAGAAGAAAATTTACCAAAACATTTGCGATCGCGGTTTGTTTATAGCCTGAAGAAAGTGACGGTTAGAGGGTTAGGGGTATTGAAACCGAAGAAACAGTTGGAGAGTTTAATTGAGTGGTTGGGGAAGATGAAGGGGGCATTACCAGAGGGTTAA
- a CDS encoding DM13 domain-containing protein yields MKFNRLMAWGIVPIVVSVMAAAGQAISPLDLNSNINQVPTTAIAQNQPQTIAFTGNFVKAEAPTTGTARVVKEGNHHFLELDGAFSTSNQGPDLHVLLDSSATPPQSYSNQNSYINLGKLRSYEGAQRYPIPDGVDLSKYKSVVIWCRMANATFGYASLRPNTNAKK; encoded by the coding sequence ATGAAATTTAATCGCTTAATGGCTTGGGGAATTGTTCCTATTGTAGTTTCAGTCATGGCAGCAGCCGGTCAAGCTATTTCTCCCTTAGATTTAAACTCGAATATAAACCAAGTTCCAACTACTGCGATCGCTCAAAATCAACCACAAACGATTGCTTTTACAGGCAACTTTGTTAAAGCAGAAGCCCCAACCACAGGAACAGCAAGAGTGGTTAAAGAAGGAAATCATCATTTTCTAGAATTAGATGGGGCTTTTAGTACAAGTAATCAAGGGCCTGATCTTCATGTGCTTTTAGACTCTTCAGCGACTCCACCTCAGAGTTATTCTAACCAAAATAGTTATATTAATCTAGGTAAATTGCGGTCTTATGAAGGGGCACAACGTTATCCTATTCCCGATGGAGTTGATCTGAGTAAATATAAATCCGTTGTTATTTGGTGTCGTATGGCTAATGCTACTTTTGGTTATGCGTCTTTACGTCCTAATACCAACGCCAAAAAATAA
- a CDS encoding LptA/OstA family protein, translating into MLSLPWSIPMKGSWKLGLFIPLSLISLMTFSSTFKGVKAQTPSAGGALTVRSDIQEANSETGVITARGNVQFYYPARNIQGTAAQAQYFSRERRLVLSGDVYVLQEGNSMRAETMTYLIDEGRFIATPQPQQQVESIYIVQESPQQPQAAPVPAAPAPPLNP; encoded by the coding sequence ATGTTGTCCTTGCCTTGGTCTATCCCTATGAAAGGCTCATGGAAATTGGGGTTATTTATCCCCCTATCTTTAATTAGTTTGATGACCTTTTCTAGCACATTTAAGGGGGTTAAAGCTCAAACTCCCTCAGCCGGAGGAGCGTTGACGGTTCGTTCTGATATTCAAGAGGCCAACTCAGAAACCGGCGTGATTACCGCTCGCGGAAACGTACAATTTTATTATCCGGCTCGTAATATTCAAGGAACGGCGGCTCAGGCTCAATATTTCAGTCGAGAACGTCGTTTAGTATTAAGTGGGGATGTCTATGTCTTGCAGGAAGGGAATAGTATGAGAGCAGAAACGATGACCTATCTCATTGATGAAGGTCGTTTTATTGCTACTCCCCAACCTCAACAACAAGTAGAATCAATTTACATTGTTCAGGAGTCTCCCCAACAACCTCAAGCCGCACCGGTACCGGCTGCACCGGCTCCCCCGTTAAACCCCTAA
- a CDS encoding DUF4079 domain-containing protein, with amino-acid sequence MDISDTIGLIHPAIAIAIVFPFLGMVANFAWQTRQRRLQTKTGKKSQIPPVVGRDHVQIGKWLSGMIVGLALLGLAYPIGENILSQKLWQTQSFQVIFIILMGVVTIASFVLLYQAKQRVWRGIFATLTGMGIVILGCQDGVFRRTNEWYWSHYYIGITATLIMIFSLAIVDDIYRDKTNRWRTVHIVLNCFALLLFMGQGFTGARDLLEIPLTWQKPYIYQCDFVKLTCPK; translated from the coding sequence ATGGATATTTCCGATACAATTGGATTAATTCATCCGGCTATTGCAATTGCCATTGTTTTTCCTTTTTTAGGGATGGTGGCTAACTTTGCATGGCAGACTCGACAACGTCGTCTCCAAACAAAAACAGGAAAAAAAAGTCAAATTCCTCCAGTTGTAGGACGGGATCACGTACAAATTGGAAAATGGTTATCAGGGATGATCGTTGGGTTAGCGTTGCTAGGATTAGCTTATCCGATCGGGGAAAATATCCTCAGCCAAAAGTTATGGCAAACTCAATCTTTTCAAGTGATCTTTATTATCCTAATGGGAGTAGTAACCATTGCCTCATTCGTTCTCCTTTATCAAGCAAAACAAAGAGTTTGGCGAGGTATTTTTGCCACTTTAACTGGAATGGGAATAGTCATTCTCGGTTGTCAGGATGGAGTATTTCGACGGACAAATGAATGGTATTGGTCTCATTACTACATTGGTATTACAGCTACCTTAATCATGATATTTTCTCTAGCCATTGTAGATGATATTTATCGAGATAAAACAAATCGTTGGCGAACTGTTCATATTGTTTTAAATTGTTTTGCTTTATTATTATTTATGGGACAAGGATTTACCGGAGCGCGAGATTTACTAGAAATTCCTTTAACTTGGCAAAAACCCTATATATATCAATGTGATTTTGTTAAGTTAACTTGTCCTAAATAA
- a CDS encoding ferredoxin-thioredoxin reductase catalytic domain-containing protein, translating into MMNITDSDKTLEAMKNFAEQYAKRTGTYFCSEPSVTAVVIEGLARHKDELGSPLCPCRHYEDKEAEIKNTYWNCPCVPMRERKECHCMLFIREDMDFVGDTQEISLDYIKEIKASMAS; encoded by the coding sequence ATTATGAACATTACCGACAGCGATAAAACCTTAGAGGCAATGAAAAATTTTGCCGAACAGTACGCCAAACGGACAGGAACTTATTTCTGTAGCGAGCCTTCAGTAACCGCAGTAGTCATTGAAGGACTTGCCAGACATAAAGATGAACTCGGTTCACCCTTGTGTCCCTGCCGCCACTATGAAGACAAAGAAGCAGAAATTAAAAATACTTATTGGAACTGTCCCTGTGTTCCGATGAGAGAAAGAAAAGAATGTCACTGTATGTTATTTATTCGGGAAGATATGGATTTTGTGGGTGACACTCAGGAAATTTCTTTAGATTATATTAAAGAAATTAAGGCTAGTATGGCTTCATAA
- a CDS encoding DUF6887 family protein, producing the protein MSYDELIDYALEQGEGCGALEEYVNRLKNDPQTIILDPNTNSNWAEQLIEQVGSQYPYPVNQ; encoded by the coding sequence ATGTCTTACGATGAATTAATTGATTATGCTTTAGAACAAGGAGAGGGATGTGGAGCATTAGAAGAGTATGTTAATCGATTAAAAAATGATCCTCAAACTATTATATTAGATCCTAACACTAATTCTAACTGGGCAGAGCAATTAATTGAGCAAGTCGGCTCTCAATACCCTTATCCTGTCAATCAGTAG
- a CDS encoding Crp/Fnr family transcriptional regulator encodes MSTAFLQQDNLPSTLRNVVVLRYLKQQQKLFRRGEQATAVFIVKTGRLKILRPTDSGKNLLQETVTKGHILAENALIEDFYPYTAIAEVPSQVIAYPKQVLLFSFREYPELAQEFIILLSQKIQNLQHRLEWRNIRAAQERVLVYLNHLAQHNHQSTLAILDYPLKEVAAELGLTPETLSRALTRLEQEGKITRFANYITLHHPKIINKK; translated from the coding sequence ATGTCAACTGCTTTCTTACAACAAGATAATCTACCTTCTACTTTACGGAATGTTGTTGTTTTACGATACCTCAAACAACAGCAAAAATTGTTTCGTCGAGGTGAACAAGCAACCGCAGTTTTTATCGTTAAAACTGGACGACTTAAAATCCTTCGACCTACTGATAGTGGCAAAAATCTCTTGCAAGAAACAGTTACCAAAGGACATATTTTAGCGGAAAATGCCTTAATTGAAGACTTTTATCCCTATACAGCCATTGCAGAAGTTCCTTCTCAAGTTATCGCTTATCCTAAACAGGTTTTACTTTTTTCTTTCCGAGAATATCCTGAATTAGCCCAAGAATTTATCATATTACTAAGCCAAAAAATCCAGAATTTGCAACATCGTTTAGAATGGCGCAACATTCGTGCAGCACAGGAACGAGTTTTAGTCTATTTAAATCATCTTGCTCAACATAATCATCAATCAACCCTTGCTATTTTAGACTATCCTCTAAAAGAGGTTGCTGCTGAACTAGGATTAACTCCTGAAACCCTTTCAAGAGCTTTAACACGATTAGAACAAGAAGGAAAAATTACTCGCTTTGCTAATTATATCACTTTACATCATCCTAAAATTATTAATAAAAAATAA